A single window of Arvicanthis niloticus isolate mArvNil1 chromosome 20, mArvNil1.pat.X, whole genome shotgun sequence DNA harbors:
- the Tspyl1 gene encoding testis-specific Y-encoded-like protein 1, giving the protein MSGAEPAEGTPVPDHRGLCDADTVPGTPGRRPGEEKAVTGEGRAGIVGSLAPGGVARLDGQTRVAAARQGETPCPVQGPAAAAFVTAEYAEKAQARDVKTEREDTIAVAAEEKSEGAAEGSEEVMEVEQKPAGEEMEMPEASGGMREAQEAAGPWHLGIDLRTNPLEAIQLELDTVNAQADRAFQHLEQKFGRMRRHYLERRNYIIQNIPGFWMTAFRNHPQLSPMIRGQDAEMLRYITNLEVKELRHPKTGCKFKFFFRRNPYFRNKLIVKEYEVRSSGRVVSLSTPIIWRRGHEPQSFIRRNQDLICSFFTWFSDHSLPESDRIAEIIKEDLWPNPLQYYLSREGIRRPRRRPIREPVEIPRPFGFQSG; this is encoded by the coding sequence ATGAGCGGCGCGGAGCCCGCCGAGGGGACCCCTGTCCCCGACCACCGCGGCCTCTGCGATGCTGACACTGTCCCGGGGACCCCAGGCCGGCGTCCCGGCGAGGAGAAGGCGGTGACAGGTGAGGGCCGCGCTGGGATCGTGGGGAGCCTGGCTCCCGGAGGTGTCGCGCGCCTTGACGGGCAGACGCGGGTGGCCGCAGCTAGGCAGGGAGAGACTCCTTGTCCCGTGCAGGGCCCCGCGGCAGCGGCGTTCGTGACTGCGGAATATGCGGAGAAGGCCCAGGCCCGTGATGTGAAGACTGAACGGGAGGACACCATCGCGGTGGCAGcggaagagaagtcagaaggggcGGCTGAAGGGAGCGAGGAGGTGATGGAGGTGGAGCAGAAGCCCGCGGGTGAAGAAATGGAGATGCCGGAGGCGAGCGGAGGAATGAGGGAGGCGCAGGAGGCGGCGGGGCCCTGGCACCTGGGCATAGATCTTCGCACGAACCCGCTGGAGGCCATCCAGCTGGAACTGGACACTGTGAATGCCCAGGCCGACAGGGCCTTCCAGCATCTGGAGCAGAAGTTTGGGCGGATGCGGCGACACTATCTGGAACGGAGGAACTACATCATTCAGAATATCCCAGGCTTCTGGATGACAGCCTTCCGGAACCACCCTCAGTTGTCCCCCATGATTAGGGGTCAGGATGCAGAGATGTTGAGGTACATAACCAATCTGGAGGTGAAGGAACTGAGACACCCTAAGACTGGCTGCAAATTCAAGTTCTTTTTTCGAAGAAACCCCTACTTCAGAAACAAGCTGATTGTCAAGGAATATGAAGTGAGATCATCTGGTCGAGTGGTGTCTCTTTCCACTCCAATCATATGGCGGAGGGGGCATGAACCCCAGTCCTTCATTCGCAGAAACCAAGACCTCATCTGCAGCTTCTTCACCTGGTTCTCGGACCACAGCCTTCCAGAATCTGACAGAATCGCTGAGATTATCAAAGAGGACCTGTGGCCAAACCCACTGCAGTACTACCTGTCTCGTGAAGGAATCCGTAGACCCCGACGTCGCCCAATAAGGGAGCCAGTGGAGATTCCCAGGCCTTTTGGCTTCCAGTCAGGTTAA